One stretch of Riemerella columbina DNA includes these proteins:
- a CDS encoding ABC transporter ATP-binding protein encodes MALDIINLTKRYGEQVALNQINIHIEKNEIIGLLGPNGAGKSTLMKTIAGVLDIESGEVILNGKSLHSDEIWSKRHIGFLPENNPLYMEMYVKEYLGFVADLHHISHKEVERVIDLVGITPEKSKKIHQLSKGYKQRVGIAQAIIHQPELLILDEPTNGLDPNQILEIRNLIKTIGENKTVLLSTHIMQEVEALCTRVILIHQGRILQDAPIEDFKNKFQSLEEAFSAYTMA; translated from the coding sequence ATGGCATTAGATATCATCAATTTAACCAAGAGATATGGCGAGCAAGTGGCTCTTAATCAGATCAATATCCATATTGAGAAGAATGAAATTATAGGGCTCTTAGGTCCCAATGGCGCAGGAAAATCCACTTTGATGAAAACCATAGCTGGCGTGTTGGATATTGAATCTGGCGAAGTCATTTTAAACGGAAAATCGCTTCATTCGGATGAGATTTGGTCAAAGCGACACATTGGATTTTTGCCAGAAAACAATCCATTATATATGGAGATGTATGTTAAGGAGTATCTCGGTTTTGTAGCAGATTTACATCATATTTCTCATAAAGAAGTAGAGCGTGTTATTGATTTGGTGGGAATTACACCTGAAAAATCAAAAAAAATACACCAACTATCCAAGGGATATAAACAGCGGGTGGGTATTGCTCAAGCCATCATTCATCAACCAGAATTACTGATTTTAGATGAACCCACCAACGGTTTGGACCCCAACCAAATTTTAGAAATTAGAAACCTCATTAAAACCATTGGAGAGAACAAAACGGTGTTGCTTTCTACCCACATTATGCAGGAGGTGGAGGCGCTTTGCACGCGTGTTATTTTGATCCATCAAGGGCGAATTTTGCAAGACGCACCGATTGAAGATTTTAAAAATAAATTCCAAAGTTTGGAGGAGGCATTTTCAGCGTATACGATGGCGTAG